Proteins found in one Sardina pilchardus chromosome 11, fSarPil1.1, whole genome shotgun sequence genomic segment:
- the LOC134095433 gene encoding lactadherin-like: MKLHSLRLYLSFLLVCTACVVRGDYCEVNQCHNGATCVTGIGEGPFICICAEGFTGDTCNVTENGPCVPNPCKNDGVCEVITNTRRGDVFNEYLCKCQPGFEGPHCQINVNDCAEDPCKNGGLCRDLDGDYACLCQSPYVGKQCQVRCTALLGMEGGSIDESQITSSSVSFGMLGLQRWGAELARLNNQGIVNAWSSAPHDKNPWIEIDLQKKMRLSGIITQGASRMGASEYIKAFKVAYSFDGKTYAIFKTLGQRKDKVFVGNVDNDGTKTNMFDPPIVAQYIRVVPVVCRKACTLRMELIGCELNVYSNTAGCSNALGMKSRLISDEKLAASSAFRTWGLDAFTWLPHFARLDKQGKTNAWAAASNNRSEWLQVDLESPKRVTGIITQGAKDFGVVQFVSAFKVAFSDDGYSWQVLKDPNTRTDKIFQGNIDNNTHKKNLFDPPFYARFVRFLPWEWNERITVRMELLGCDE, encoded by the exons ATGAAACTCCACAGTCTTCGTCTTTATCTATCTTTCCTTTTGGTCTGTACTGCCTGCGTAGTTAGAG GAGACTACTGTGAGGTGAACCAGTGCCATAATGGAGCCACCTGTGTGACAGGCATTGGAGAGGGCCCCTTCATCTGCATCTGTGCTGAGGGCTTCACGGGGGACACCTGCAATGTCACTGAGAATG GGCCCTGTGTCCCCAACCCCTGCAAGAACGACGGGGTGTGTGAGGTGATCACCAACACCAGGCGCGGGGATGTGTTCAACGAGTACCTGTGCAAGTGCCAGCCAGGGTTCGAGGGCCCACACTGCCAGATCA ATGTGAATGACTGTGCTGAGGATCCCTGTAAGAATGGAGGCCTGTGCAGAGATCTGGACGGAGACTATGCCTGCTTGTGCCAATCTCCGTACGTGGGCAAACAGTGCCAAGTTC GTTGCACCGCTCTgttggggatggagggaggctcCATAGACGAGTCTCAGATCACGTCCTCCTCGGTGAGCTTTGGCATGCTGGGCCTGCAGCGCTGGGGCGCAGAGCTGGCTCGCCTCAACAACCAGGGCATCGTCAACGCCTGGTCCTCCGCCCCGCACGACAAGAACCCCTGGATCGAG ATTGACCTGCAGAAGAAGATGCGTCTGAGTGGCATTATTACCCAGGGGGCTAGTCGCATGGGGGCTTCTGAGTACATCAAGGCCTTCAAGGTGGCTTACAGCTTTGATGGGAAGACCTATGCCATCTTCAAGACCTTAGGCCAGAGGAAGGACAAG GTGTTTGTGGGTAACGTGGACAACGACGGAACCAAGACCAACATGTTCGACCCCCCCATTGTAGCCCAGTACATCCGCGTGGTGCCCGTGGTCTGTCGCAAGGCCTGTACTCTCCGCATGGAGCTGATTGGCTGTGAGCTCAACG TGTATTCTAATACAGCTGGATGCTCAAATGCCCTTGGCATGAAGTCCCGGCTCATCTCCGACGAGAAGCTGGCCGCGTCCAGTGCTTTCCGTACCTGGGGGCTGGATGCCTTCACCTGGCTACCCCACTTTGCCCGTCTAGACAAACAGGGCAAGACCAACGCCTGGGCAGCAGCCTCCAACAACCGGTCAGAATGGCTTCAG GTGGACTTGGAAAGTCCAAAGCGCGTCACAGGCATCATCACTCAGGGTGCAAAGGACTTTGGGGTCGTTCAGTTCGTCTCTGCCTTCAAAGTGGCGTTCAGTGACGACGGCTATTCTTGGCAGGTGCTGAAGGATCCCAACACCAGGACAGACAAG ATATTCCAAGGCAATATCGACAACAACACTCACAAGAAGAACCTTTTCGACCCTCCGTTTTACGCCCGCTTTGTGCGGTTCCTGCCGTGGGAGTGGAACGAGCGCATCACCGTCCGCATGGAGCTGCTGGGCTGTGACGAGTAG